One Sphingomonas sabuli genomic region harbors:
- a CDS encoding PepSY domain-containing protein: MIIKSIWLRKIHKWVGLVIGLQFLIWAISGAAMALISMDEVAGGDMAEPAQPPPIPGASGWAQVQRQLGDEPITAVAIRALPDRQLIQATTDRGIKLFDAGSGEPVSIDRSSAAAIAKAMHPEGSTPLRVMPLSKLTLAVREHELPIWRVDFADQKNSSYYVSGTTGELLERRNESWRLWDFFWMLHNMDYAQRTSFNHPLIIMVGFAMAWLAATGFWLLFRTMWRHDFAQFRRATSFGRREAAKLGD, translated from the coding sequence ATGATCATCAAGTCGATCTGGCTTCGCAAAATTCATAAGTGGGTTGGTCTGGTGATCGGCCTCCAATTTCTAATCTGGGCGATCAGCGGCGCGGCCATGGCTCTGATCAGCATGGACGAGGTCGCGGGCGGTGACATGGCTGAGCCCGCCCAACCGCCCCCGATTCCGGGCGCTTCTGGTTGGGCGCAGGTCCAACGTCAGTTGGGCGACGAGCCGATCACCGCTGTCGCTATTCGAGCTCTGCCCGATCGCCAACTCATTCAGGCGACGACAGATCGCGGGATCAAGCTTTTCGATGCTGGAAGCGGCGAACCGGTCAGTATTGACCGCTCATCCGCCGCGGCGATTGCCAAGGCCATGCATCCCGAGGGATCGACGCCCTTGCGAGTGATGCCGTTGTCCAAATTGACGCTCGCGGTCCGCGAGCATGAACTGCCCATCTGGCGGGTCGACTTCGCCGACCAGAAAAACAGCAGCTATTATGTCTCGGGAACGACTGGCGAGCTGCTCGAACGCCGCAACGAAAGCTGGCGCCTCTGGGACTTCTTCTGGATGCTCCACAACATGGACTATGCGCAGAGGACCAGTTTCAACCATCCGCTAATCATCATGGTCGGCTTCGCCATGGCGTGGCTCGCGGCCACCGGCTTCTGGCTGCTCTTTCGCACCATGTGGCGCCACGATTTTGCACAATTTCGTCGCGCAACGAGTTTCGGTCGACGAGAGGCAGCAAAATTGGGCGATTGA
- a CDS encoding CHAT domain-containing protein, which translates to MVKPAVAAVALASFAWAIGVWAAPISVRDSFRIGSAGSSYCSAQPVATDPALVGMFDAGYAITCRDAALPVGKLYLLRSEGASARLAGLRTRTATCKPAGRGAIEQLGEVSISNCTLNDVPVTYRTYEFRRGNTLYIAEGLAGYDSALRLGLRSLVADAAVDGEVSIAMTGAGDPAAFARVQAGTLDPTRALSEAYRRNNVGSYADAAEFFAAVGSAETAPISRAEALINEALQKSNLGRFQEADALFARADEQVFGDPIDGRRLRNYRAMHLLNQSQPDAALVELAKPMPAFAARSAEQDETRPSIDSVTSQRLNSEAGVGQQLGGASDDLTPEEKGEILDGQALQLRGTSLRLQGNFGGARDALGEADTKLAAVRGGRVASIAWMRSQIVGDLGALAEQTGNIAEADRQFRQAVIILETNYPGSAALLNARARFAGHLARSGNVTEAETVFREIVKSHGDASTLPPSFARVLRPYVDILLKDGATPAEGAEIFAATQLMMRPGLAQTQAILARELNGGTGEASRLFRQAVSLTRQVERTRISLTRMEALATPTATEAARTAALRVDLDTARKAALATQSSLADYPRYRAVTSDIITLDELQKALRPGEAYYRMTVVDEGIYAFLATPTSAGVVKLPVTAGELEAQVKTLRESIVTVERGQQVTYAYDIPMAHKLYGDLFAPFAAEIARTKHLIFEPDGAMLRMPANALITDRSSVDRYAARVAANPDSDFDFTGLAWLGRDRDVSTAVSPRSFVSLRNAPPSAGDKAYLGLGHNSVPAGRAAGPQDAIDVNCMLPLASWQRPISARELKIAGDILAREGSRGVDVVTGDAFTDTAIEARDDLKDYRIIHFATHGVVTAPRPQCPTQPALLTSFGPKGSDGLLTFREIFDLDLDADVVILSACDTAGTATAVATQSAGLATGGDVALDGLVRAFVGAGGRLVVASHWPVPDDFSATERLVAGLFAASPGTPTVTAMRLSQAKLMDDADTSHPFYWAAFAIVGDGEAPLVRSKAR; encoded by the coding sequence ATGGTGAAACCAGCCGTTGCCGCCGTCGCGCTGGCGTCGTTCGCCTGGGCAATCGGAGTATGGGCCGCGCCGATCAGTGTCCGCGACAGCTTCCGCATCGGCTCAGCGGGATCCAGCTATTGTTCGGCCCAGCCGGTGGCCACCGACCCCGCGCTCGTCGGCATGTTCGACGCCGGCTACGCCATCACCTGCCGCGACGCCGCGCTTCCGGTCGGCAAGCTGTACCTTCTGCGCAGCGAAGGCGCATCCGCGCGGCTCGCGGGACTGCGCACCCGGACCGCCACGTGCAAGCCCGCCGGACGCGGCGCTATCGAGCAGCTGGGCGAGGTCTCGATCAGCAATTGCACGCTCAACGACGTTCCGGTGACCTATCGCACCTATGAATTTCGCCGCGGAAACACGCTCTACATCGCCGAAGGATTGGCGGGGTATGACAGCGCGCTGCGGCTGGGCCTGCGCAGTCTCGTCGCCGACGCCGCGGTGGACGGCGAAGTGTCGATCGCGATGACCGGCGCCGGCGATCCCGCGGCCTTTGCGCGGGTGCAGGCCGGCACGCTCGACCCGACCCGGGCGCTTTCCGAGGCCTATCGGCGCAACAATGTCGGCAGCTACGCCGATGCGGCGGAATTCTTCGCCGCGGTCGGCAGCGCGGAGACGGCGCCGATCAGCCGGGCGGAAGCGCTCATCAACGAAGCGTTGCAGAAGTCCAACCTCGGCCGCTTCCAGGAAGCGGACGCGTTGTTTGCGCGGGCGGACGAACAAGTGTTCGGCGACCCGATCGACGGCCGCCGCCTGCGTAACTATCGCGCCATGCACCTGCTCAACCAGTCCCAGCCCGACGCGGCCCTGGTCGAGCTCGCCAAGCCGATGCCTGCCTTCGCGGCCCGGTCGGCCGAACAGGACGAGACGCGTCCGTCGATCGACAGCGTCACGTCGCAGCGGCTGAATTCCGAAGCCGGAGTCGGTCAGCAGCTGGGCGGAGCGTCCGACGACCTGACGCCGGAAGAGAAAGGCGAAATCCTCGACGGCCAGGCCCTGCAGTTGCGCGGCACGTCGCTACGGCTGCAGGGAAATTTCGGCGGGGCCCGCGACGCGCTTGGCGAAGCCGACACAAAGCTTGCCGCGGTGCGCGGCGGGCGCGTGGCATCGATTGCCTGGATGCGCTCGCAGATCGTCGGCGACCTGGGCGCGCTGGCCGAACAGACGGGCAATATCGCCGAAGCCGACCGCCAGTTCCGCCAGGCGGTGATCATCCTCGAAACCAACTATCCGGGGTCGGCGGCGCTGCTCAACGCCCGGGCCCGCTTTGCCGGGCATCTCGCCAGGTCCGGCAACGTCACAGAGGCCGAAACGGTATTCCGCGAGATCGTGAAGTCGCATGGCGATGCCAGCACCTTGCCGCCGTCGTTTGCGCGCGTGTTGCGGCCCTATGTCGACATTCTGCTGAAGGACGGGGCGACGCCGGCCGAAGGCGCGGAGATTTTCGCGGCGACGCAATTGATGATGCGCCCGGGCCTCGCGCAGACACAGGCGATCCTGGCGCGCGAACTCAACGGCGGGACTGGCGAGGCGTCGCGCCTGTTCCGCCAGGCGGTATCGCTGACCCGCCAGGTCGAACGGACGCGTATCTCGCTGACCCGGATGGAGGCGCTGGCCACGCCGACGGCGACGGAAGCGGCGCGAACGGCCGCGCTTCGCGTCGATCTCGACACCGCGCGCAAGGCAGCGCTGGCGACCCAATCATCGCTAGCCGACTATCCGCGATACCGCGCCGTGACGAGCGACATCATCACGCTCGACGAACTGCAAAAGGCTCTTCGCCCGGGCGAAGCCTACTACCGGATGACTGTGGTCGACGAAGGCATTTACGCCTTCCTCGCCACGCCCACGTCGGCTGGTGTCGTCAAGCTGCCGGTCACCGCGGGCGAGCTTGAGGCGCAGGTGAAGACGCTCCGCGAAAGCATCGTGACGGTGGAGCGGGGGCAGCAGGTGACCTACGCCTACGACATCCCCATGGCGCACAAATTATACGGGGACCTGTTCGCGCCCTTCGCGGCCGAAATCGCCCGCACGAAGCATCTCATCTTCGAACCCGACGGCGCCATGCTGCGGATGCCCGCGAACGCTTTGATTACCGATCGGTCGTCGGTCGACCGTTATGCTGCGCGCGTCGCTGCCAACCCCGACAGCGATTTCGATTTCACCGGCCTCGCCTGGCTTGGCCGCGACCGCGACGTCAGCACGGCCGTTTCGCCGCGTTCGTTCGTCAGTCTTCGCAATGCGCCTCCATCGGCGGGTGACAAGGCGTATCTTGGCCTTGGTCACAACAGCGTGCCGGCGGGACGAGCCGCAGGCCCCCAGGATGCGATTGACGTGAACTGCATGCTTCCGCTGGCCTCATGGCAACGGCCGATCAGCGCGCGGGAGTTGAAGATCGCCGGCGATATTCTGGCGCGGGAAGGGAGCCGGGGCGTTGACGTTGTTACCGGCGACGCCTTTACCGACACGGCGATCGAGGCGCGCGACGATCTCAAGGACTATCGCATCATACATTTCGCGACGCACGGGGTGGTCACGGCGCCGCGGCCGCAATGTCCGACCCAGCCGGCGCTGCTGACCAGTTTCGGGCCGAAGGGATCGGACGGACTGCTCACGTTTCGTGAGATTTTCGACCTCGATCTGGACGCCGATGTCGTCATCCTGTCCGCCTGCGACACGGCCGGCACGGCAACCGCGGTGGCGACGCAAAGCGCGGGTCTGGCGACCGGAGGCGACGTGGCTCTCGACGGGCTTGTCCGCGCCTTCGTTGGCGCGGGCGGGCGGCTGGTCGTCGCCAGCCACTGGCCGGTCCCGGACGATTTCAGCGCGACGGAAAGGCTGGTCGCCGGATTGTTCGCCGCGTCGCCGGGGACGCCGACGGTGACCGCCATGCGCCTGTCACAGGCTAAGCTGATGGACGACGCCGATACGTCGCACCCGTTCTACTGGGCGGCGTTCGCGATCGTCGGGGACGGGGAAGCGCCCCTGGTCAGGAGCAAGGCGCGCTAG
- a CDS encoding ShlB/FhaC/HecB family hemolysin secretion/activation protein: protein MALQGRRKTSARAAMLRSATLALAVPAASVAAQAPPPVPPQAAPPTREEVTRPDADLRRDRAIRLEVDAELERSPCALDTPEFKHVRLTLRGVEFDGLQGLSGAAMADRYVGLTGTEQPISIVCEIRDRAAAKLRAAGYIAAVQVPEQKITDGTVRFQVVMARLAQVRVRGNANGAERIIAAYLNKLSKRPVFNRFEAERYLLLASDLPGYTVRLTLRPAGTKPGEVLGDVTVQRTPIYSDINIQNGGSKILGRWGGFARAQAFGITGLADRTTIGVFSTADFSEQTTMQVGHDFALGDRGMRAGGMFTYARARPSIEGPDDLTARTLLSTLQVDYPIVRKLDRTIRGSVGIDIADQDVDFVGERIARDRLRTAFLRLGIEARGTDFSADRNPSEPPWRVYAQADLRKGVDMLGATEPCPAAGCTSGTPQSRLNGLSTATVVRTLLQGEYRPLPKLTFAIAAQAQYSWKPLLSFDQFAAGNYSVGRGYDPGSLLGDRGFGARSEIRYGSTVPADAKDAAIEGYVFYDWVTVDSVGPPLIAGRDHLASAGIGARGTYDRFVLDAVLAVPLTRIGFDEKRPDPRLLISVTTRLWPWTYE from the coding sequence ATGGCATTGCAGGGACGCCGCAAGACCAGCGCACGGGCGGCGATGCTCCGCTCCGCCACTCTTGCGCTTGCCGTTCCCGCGGCGTCCGTTGCCGCCCAGGCGCCGCCGCCCGTTCCGCCGCAGGCCGCCCCGCCGACACGCGAGGAGGTGACCCGGCCGGACGCCGACCTGCGCCGTGATCGCGCCATCCGGTTGGAAGTCGATGCCGAGCTCGAACGCAGCCCTTGCGCGCTCGATACGCCGGAGTTCAAGCACGTCCGTCTAACCCTGCGCGGCGTCGAATTTGACGGCCTGCAGGGCTTGTCCGGCGCGGCCATGGCGGACAGATATGTCGGTTTGACCGGCACTGAACAGCCGATCTCGATCGTCTGCGAAATCCGCGACCGGGCGGCGGCCAAGCTGCGGGCCGCGGGCTACATTGCTGCCGTGCAGGTGCCGGAACAGAAGATCACCGACGGCACAGTGCGGTTTCAGGTGGTGATGGCGCGGCTGGCGCAAGTGCGAGTCCGCGGCAACGCCAATGGCGCGGAACGGATCATCGCGGCCTATCTCAACAAGCTCAGCAAGCGCCCGGTGTTCAACCGCTTCGAGGCCGAGCGCTATTTGCTGCTGGCCAGCGACCTTCCGGGCTATACGGTCCGTCTTACGCTGCGCCCTGCGGGCACCAAGCCGGGCGAGGTGTTGGGCGACGTCACCGTCCAGCGTACGCCAATCTATTCGGACATCAACATCCAGAACGGCGGGTCGAAGATCCTTGGCCGCTGGGGCGGGTTCGCGCGGGCGCAGGCATTCGGCATCACGGGGCTGGCGGATCGCACGACCATCGGGGTCTTTTCGACGGCCGACTTCAGCGAGCAGACGACCATGCAGGTCGGCCACGACTTCGCGCTGGGCGATCGCGGGATGCGCGCCGGGGGAATGTTCACCTACGCCCGGGCGCGGCCGTCCATCGAAGGGCCGGACGACCTGACGGCACGAACACTGCTGAGCACGCTGCAGGTCGACTACCCGATCGTCCGCAAGCTCGACCGCACGATCCGCGGGTCGGTCGGCATCGACATCGCTGACCAGGACGTCGATTTCGTGGGCGAGCGGATCGCGCGCGACCGGTTGCGCACAGCCTTTCTGCGCCTCGGCATCGAAGCGCGCGGGACGGATTTTTCCGCCGACCGCAACCCGTCCGAACCACCGTGGCGGGTCTACGCTCAGGCAGACCTGCGCAAGGGTGTGGACATGCTCGGCGCGACCGAGCCCTGTCCGGCGGCCGGATGCACCAGCGGTACGCCGCAAAGCCGGCTTAACGGGCTGTCGACGGCGACGGTGGTCCGCACGTTGTTGCAGGGGGAATACCGGCCCCTGCCGAAGCTGACGTTCGCGATCGCGGCGCAAGCGCAGTATAGCTGGAAGCCCCTGCTGAGTTTCGACCAGTTCGCCGCGGGCAATTACAGCGTCGGACGCGGCTACGACCCCGGCTCGTTGCTGGGGGATCGCGGGTTCGGTGCCCGCTCGGAAATCCGTTACGGCAGCACGGTGCCCGCGGATGCGAAAGACGCGGCGATCGAAGGGTATGTCTTTTACGACTGGGTCACGGTCGACAGCGTCGGGCCGCCGCTGATCGCGGGGCGCGATCATCTGGCGTCGGCGGGCATAGGCGCGCGCGGGACCTACGATCGCTTCGTGCTGGACGCGGTACTGGCGGTTCCGCTGACCCGGATCGGCTTCGACGAGAAGCGGCCCGATCCGCGGCTTCTCATTTCGGTGACCACGCGCTTGTGGCCATGGACGTACGAATGA
- the surE gene encoding 5'/3'-nucleotidase SurE yields MRILLTNDDGINARGLDLLETVARAFSDDVWVVAPTEEQSGAGHSLTLTQPVRVRRHDNRRFSVTGTPTDAVMLALAHIMKDSPPDLILSGINRGANLAEDVTYSGTVSAAMEGALAGVPSIALSQNYSREGMGDTVPFAAAEAWAETTLGPLLTYAPPPGTLINVNFPALSPEEVKGIRVCRQGIRDYGRLRIVERTDPRGYKYYWFGLGPMVQTPSHSTDLEGIVDGFVTVTPLHLDLTHDASLDALRGRFEA; encoded by the coding sequence ATGCGGATCCTCCTTACCAACGACGACGGGATCAACGCCCGCGGGCTCGACCTTCTCGAAACCGTCGCTCGCGCTTTCTCCGACGACGTGTGGGTGGTCGCGCCGACTGAAGAGCAGTCGGGTGCGGGGCATTCGCTGACGCTTACGCAGCCGGTGCGCGTGCGGCGCCACGACAACCGCCGCTTCTCCGTCACCGGCACGCCGACCGACGCGGTGATGCTGGCACTGGCGCATATCATGAAGGATTCGCCGCCCGACCTGATCCTGTCCGGAATCAATCGCGGCGCCAACCTTGCCGAGGACGTGACCTATTCGGGCACGGTATCTGCCGCGATGGAGGGCGCTCTGGCCGGCGTACCGTCGATCGCGCTCAGCCAGAATTATTCGCGCGAGGGAATGGGCGACACGGTGCCGTTCGCGGCCGCCGAAGCCTGGGCGGAAACGACGCTCGGTCCGTTGCTAACCTATGCGCCGCCGCCCGGCACGCTGATCAACGTCAACTTTCCCGCGCTTTCACCCGAAGAGGTGAAGGGCATCCGCGTGTGCCGGCAGGGCATCCGCGATTACGGGCGGTTGCGGATCGTCGAGCGGACCGACCCGCGCGGATACAAATATTACTGGTTCGGCCTTGGCCCGATGGTTCAGACCCCGTCGCATTCGACCGATCTCGAAGGCATCGTCGACGGGTTCGTCACGGTGACGCCGCTCCATCTCGACCTGACCCACGACGCGTCGCTGGATGCGCTACGGGGCCGCTTCGAAGCCTAG
- the dksA gene encoding RNA polymerase-binding protein DksA yields the protein MATALKDIFNEQPVPFDRIIVPEGYGPSDGEEFMCDLHRAYFLKKLREWKEAIVEESRQTMAQLQVDSLREPDIADRASSETDWGIELRTRDRQRKLISKIDAAVRRLYEGEYGYCEVTGDPISLARLEARPIATMTLEAQEQHERVEKVSRDD from the coding sequence ATGGCGACTGCGCTCAAAGATATCTTCAACGAACAACCGGTCCCGTTCGACCGCATCATCGTTCCGGAAGGCTATGGCCCGTCCGACGGCGAAGAGTTCATGTGCGACCTGCATCGCGCCTACTTCCTCAAGAAGCTGCGCGAATGGAAGGAAGCCATCGTCGAGGAATCGCGCCAGACCATGGCCCAGCTCCAGGTCGACTCGCTGCGCGAGCCGGACATCGCCGACCGCGCGTCGAGCGAGACCGACTGGGGTATCGAGCTTCGCACCCGCGACCGCCAGCGCAAGCTGATCAGCAAGATCGATGCCGCCGTGCGCCGTCTTTACGAGGGCGAATATGGCTATTGCGAAGTGACCGGCGACCCAATCTCGCTGGCCCGGCTCGAAGCCCGCCCGATCGCGACCATGACATTGGAAGCGCAGGAGCAGCACGAGCGCGTCGAGAAAGTCTCGCGCGACGACTGA
- a CDS encoding YdcH family protein — MDKVEADTLASKHAALHAIIDEEEHRSHPNDDLLHQLKKEKLRLKDELAGHYEH, encoded by the coding sequence ATGGACAAGGTTGAAGCCGACACGCTCGCATCCAAGCACGCAGCGCTCCACGCGATCATCGACGAAGAGGAGCATCGGTCGCACCCGAATGACGATCTTCTCCATCAACTCAAGAAAGAAAAGCTCCGGCTCAAGGACGAGCTGGCCGGCCACTACGAGCACTAG
- a CDS encoding DUF1465 family protein: MENSYEQGEAEIRITPRLVDSFYTEAMLLADEARSYFDDAGRDDRCALDPFVRVNFACESLKVTTRIMHIVAWLLTQRAVESGEIALRDGRRPERRLGHAQESDPEIVARLPEAAQRLVSASTDLYARVKRLDEGSLIEEPAASPARALMGRLERGLGGQVA, encoded by the coding sequence ATGGAAAATTCCTACGAACAGGGCGAAGCCGAAATCCGCATCACGCCGCGGCTGGTCGACTCCTTCTACACGGAGGCGATGCTGCTGGCGGACGAGGCGCGCTCCTATTTCGACGACGCCGGGCGCGACGACCGGTGCGCGCTGGACCCGTTCGTCCGCGTCAACTTTGCCTGCGAGTCGCTCAAGGTCACGACTCGCATCATGCACATCGTCGCCTGGCTGCTGACCCAGCGCGCGGTGGAAAGCGGCGAGATCGCGCTTCGCGACGGTCGCCGTCCGGAACGGCGTCTGGGCCATGCGCAGGAAAGCGACCCGGAAATCGTCGCCCGCCTGCCCGAAGCGGCACAGCGGCTGGTGAGCGCCAGCACCGATCTGTACGCGCGGGTGAAGCGGTTGGACGAAGGCAGCCTGATCGAGGAGCCGGCCGCAAGTCCGGCGCGTGCCCTGATGGGGCGGCTCGAACGCGGCCTTGGAGGCCAGGTCGCCTAA
- a CDS encoding iron-containing alcohol dehydrogenase: protein MHSFTFKPGPTVIAGAGKATDLAALLPPGPTLFVTDTQLIELGLTGACREALAQAERSPVVFDAVEADPSRATLEQAVEAGRAAGVRSVVGFGGGSPMDVAKLAAYLLGSGDDLDGIWGVDNAKGARLPLALVPTTAGTGSEATPISIITCDGGVKMGVVSRPLVADWAVLDAELTLGLPRHVTAATGIDAMVHAIESYTSARLKNPMSDQLARQALQLLGGNLLTACEEPGNVAAREAMLLGAHLAGLAFANAPVAGVHALAYPLGGLHHLPHGVSNALMLRHVLAHNSEAARDHYAELAEVLVPDCAGQGSQARAALLIETLDDLATRSGIPLRLRDYGIAFEEAPRLASEAMKQERLLINNPCPIDETDARRLYEAAW, encoded by the coding sequence ATGCACAGCTTCACCTTCAAACCCGGGCCCACCGTCATCGCCGGCGCCGGCAAGGCGACCGACCTGGCCGCGCTCCTGCCCCCCGGCCCCACCCTGTTCGTCACCGACACCCAGCTGATCGAACTCGGCCTCACCGGCGCCTGCCGTGAAGCGCTTGCGCAGGCGGAGCGCTCGCCGGTGGTCTTCGACGCTGTCGAGGCCGATCCGTCCCGGGCCACGCTTGAGCAAGCCGTCGAAGCCGGGCGGGCGGCCGGCGTGCGCTCCGTCGTCGGTTTCGGCGGCGGCAGTCCGATGGACGTCGCCAAGCTGGCCGCTTACCTGCTCGGCTCCGGGGACGATCTTGACGGCATCTGGGGAGTCGACAACGCCAAGGGGGCGCGCCTTCCGCTGGCGCTGGTTCCGACGACTGCGGGGACCGGGTCCGAAGCCACGCCGATTTCGATTATCACCTGCGACGGCGGAGTGAAGATGGGCGTCGTGTCGCGGCCGCTGGTCGCCGACTGGGCGGTGCTCGATGCCGAACTGACGCTTGGCCTGCCCCGCCACGTCACTGCCGCCACCGGCATCGACGCAATGGTCCATGCGATCGAGTCCTATACTTCGGCGCGGCTGAAGAACCCGATGTCCGACCAGCTTGCCCGCCAGGCACTGCAGCTGCTCGGCGGCAACCTGCTCACCGCCTGCGAAGAGCCGGGCAACGTGGCGGCACGCGAGGCGATGCTGCTTGGCGCCCATCTTGCCGGGCTGGCCTTTGCCAACGCACCCGTCGCTGGCGTCCACGCCCTCGCCTATCCGCTCGGCGGGCTGCACCATTTGCCGCACGGCGTCAGCAACGCGCTGATGCTGCGCCACGTGCTCGCCCATAACAGCGAGGCCGCACGCGACCATTATGCCGAGCTGGCCGAAGTCCTCGTCCCCGATTGCGCCGGACAAGGCAGCCAGGCGCGCGCCGCGTTGCTGATCGAAACGCTCGACGACCTTGCGACCCGCTCCGGTATCCCGCTGCGCCTGCGCGACTATGGTATCGCGTTCGAAGAGGCGCCGCGGCTGGCAAGCGAGGCGATGAAACAGGAGCGTCTGTTGATCAACAATCCCTGTCCGATCGATGAGACCGACGCCCGGCGCCTCTACGAGGCCGCCTGGTGA
- a CDS encoding acyl-CoA thioesterase yields the protein MSRETPARRDEFAVWRDISTRWADNDVYGHVNNTVYYTWFDTAVNSWLIEQGMLDIIGGNPVGLVVETRCSYFAPLSYPQAVEAGLRVAKLGTSSIRYRIGIFAKGADSAAAQGDFVHVVVDRQSRRPVPIPDQWRTKLDAIS from the coding sequence GTGAGCCGCGAGACTCCGGCCCGGCGCGACGAGTTCGCCGTGTGGCGCGACATCTCCACACGCTGGGCCGACAACGATGTCTACGGACACGTCAACAACACCGTCTATTACACGTGGTTCGACACGGCGGTGAACAGCTGGCTGATCGAACAGGGCATGCTCGACATCATCGGCGGCAACCCGGTCGGACTCGTCGTCGAGACGCGGTGCAGCTATTTCGCGCCGCTATCTTATCCGCAGGCGGTCGAGGCCGGGCTGCGCGTCGCCAAGCTCGGCACGTCGAGCATTCGCTATCGTATCGGCATCTTCGCCAAGGGCGCGGATAGCGCGGCGGCGCAGGGCGATTTCGTCCATGTTGTGGTTGATCGGCAATCGCGGCGGCCGGTACCGATCCCCGATCAGTGGCGCACGAAACTGGACGCGATCAGCTAG